Proteins encoded by one window of Chondromyces crocatus:
- a CDS encoding GAF domain-containing sensor histidine kinase, whose amino-acid sequence MHSPEERLQILLEASERLASSIDYETTLANVPQILIPRLADGCVVDLVGSDETVERASVAFVDPAKAELAEHIKRLGPPDLGASEGLLSLLEAGRGGLLEHFGEGATFAGTRADGPQILQRLAPCSGMVVPMRARNRFIGLLWLYSLESDRTFSHEDLALVEDLGRRVALAVDNARLYAESQAAIRSRDIFLTVASHELRAPLTALQIQVHSMRRLTTRAAGPTGMPGDTGVPSRPMERQSLERIAAKIEVAARQVARLTRLVDDLLDVSQIGAGRLKLRIEPFDLVQLVKDIFSRIEGQLAQAKCRLTLNATDQISGSWDRSRLDQVIVNLLSNAMKYGVGKPIEVELTASPAGARLCVRDHGIGIALEDQSRIFERFERAVSARQYAGLGMGLWIVRKIVAAHGGTIRVDSRPGAGASFTVDLPLVPPAWAGPERRSERPGLG is encoded by the coding sequence GCTCCAGATCTTGCTGGAGGCCAGTGAACGGCTTGCGAGTTCCATCGACTACGAGACGACGCTCGCGAACGTGCCGCAGATCCTGATCCCGCGGCTCGCGGACGGGTGCGTGGTCGATCTGGTCGGCTCCGACGAGACGGTGGAACGAGCGAGCGTCGCGTTCGTCGATCCTGCGAAGGCTGAGCTTGCCGAGCACATCAAGCGCCTCGGCCCACCGGATCTGGGGGCGAGTGAGGGTCTCCTCAGCTTGCTGGAAGCGGGACGGGGTGGTCTGCTCGAACACTTCGGAGAGGGGGCGACCTTCGCCGGGACCCGTGCGGATGGGCCGCAAATCTTGCAGCGGCTGGCGCCGTGCTCGGGGATGGTCGTCCCCATGCGGGCACGCAACAGGTTCATCGGACTCCTGTGGCTCTACTCACTGGAGTCGGATCGCACCTTCAGCCACGAAGATCTCGCGCTCGTCGAGGACCTCGGGCGCCGGGTCGCGCTGGCGGTCGACAACGCGCGGCTCTACGCCGAATCACAAGCGGCGATCCGATCGCGGGACATCTTCTTGACCGTCGCGTCCCACGAGCTGCGCGCGCCGTTGACCGCCCTGCAGATCCAGGTGCACAGCATGCGCCGTCTGACCACCCGAGCAGCGGGCCCCACCGGCATGCCGGGAGACACCGGCGTCCCGTCGCGTCCCATGGAGCGGCAGTCACTGGAGCGCATCGCGGCCAAGATCGAGGTCGCCGCCAGGCAGGTGGCCCGCTTGACCCGGCTGGTCGACGATCTCCTCGACGTGTCGCAGATCGGTGCTGGTCGGCTGAAGCTCAGGATCGAGCCGTTCGATCTCGTCCAGCTCGTCAAGGACATCTTCAGCCGGATCGAGGGCCAGCTCGCACAGGCAAAGTGCCGTCTGACGCTGAACGCCACCGATCAGATCTCGGGATCATGGGACCGCTCGCGGCTCGATCAGGTCATCGTGAACCTGCTGTCGAACGCCATGAAATACGGGGTCGGGAAACCCATCGAGGTCGAGCTGACGGCGAGCCCCGCAGGCGCCCGCCTGTGCGTGCGTGATCATGGGATCGGGATCGCGCTGGAGGACCAGTCCCGGATCTTCGAGCGGTTCGAGCGTGCCGTGTCGGCGCGGCAGTACGCGGGCCTGGGGATGGGATTGTGGATCGTCCGCAAGATCGTGGCGGCCCACGGGGGGACCATCCGCGTCGATAGCCGACCGGGTGCAGGCGCATCGTTCACCGTCGATCTTCCGCTGGTGCCTCCCGCATGGGCTGGTCCCGAGCGGCGGTCGGAACGCCCTGGCCTGGGCTGA